aaatttaaaatttaaaattaaaattaaatttaaatttaaatattaaaactaaaataaaataaaattttgaagtttaaatccaaaatcagaatcagttttcaaGAAGTAgcttttttctgtttctgattttgaggccttcaaaatcagttttctgattctaaaaagtagaatcagattttaaaagtgagttgccaaacgctctattgagccaaaaatcacttttcagcccaaaagtgttttttaaaagctaggcctAACACCCCCTATATGTTTTCTGAACAATACTGCTTGTACATTCCTAGACTAtttgtaagatttacacctatCCATCCAATCCATTAACTAAAAAACTCAAATGAATTTTTGTGAATCTTAGGaaggtgtaagatttatacgTATATAAATAGGTATAAATGTAGCGTTTACGGTGACAATTCATGGGCGCGAGGCCCACATTATTTGGATTTGAGCCCACCACAATACTTAGTCTCATGGGTTGGGCTGGCTCGGATTTACGCTTAATAAAAACTGCGGCCCAACCCAACCCGTGAACAAGCGTAATTTTAATGTTGTTTAATAAAGTGCCATTGAGATTTTAGAAGTTCTCGACCTCTTTTTTACAGCAAAACTGAAATTTTCAATAGTTTCTACTATTGGATTTCGCGATATAACTTCTGCTTTTCGTCGtagtaaaaattttagatttattatcGAATGCTCTAAGACACGATACGACATTATCCAAACAAAAAGATCATACCAAATTTAAGGCATGGAACCCCTAAACCTAATAATAGTCCACGCCAACTAGAAGGGTGATGATCACTAAATGCAACAATTATATCCAACATAGTGAAATATACTTGACACAAccatttctctctcccttttatTAACTCTTATTATGGTATAAACCATAAATAATCAAATAGAGCAATAGTAATAGTGACTACAATAATACAATACCAATCTCCAATGCAAGTAATAAATCACATGTAAGAAATTGGGcataaatataatctatatcaTTTCCTTGTAAGAGCTTCTTTATATGAATATTATAATTTCTCACTCCTTgttattatttctaaaaaaaaaaggccaatttgcataaaaaatccacttattttgggcttttgcagaatcgggccacctttttcgtttttgcagattcggtccgttttttcaacaaactgaccaaaatacccttattactttttctctttcctctttctctctcctcttcgttttctcgtttttttttttttttcttccgccACGCCATGTCCCGCTGGGTCGCCCGCTCCatccacctccgcctcctccccaTCCTCTCCCACGCCGTCGACGCCCGCTCCCCCGTCGACCTCCAGGACTTGCTGCTccgcaaaattaattaaatattaataaaaatttactattaaattatctccatctccatctccatctccatctccatttCCACACCCCCAAAAGCTTCGATCGCCATGAGTCCCGTGGTGACTAAGTCCTCTCCAACCCTCGTACCCCCCGCGTCGCCGACCCCGACCTCGacgctcctcctccccctctcctccatCTATCGCGCCGCCAACGCGCGCGTCTCCGTCGAATTCATCCAGGTCTTCTcccgcggcggcagcggcggcaccGTCGCCGCCATCAGAGAGGGTCGCCGCCATTAGAGAGGGCTTCGCCCGCGCCCTCGTCCCCTACTTCCCCGTCGCCGGGAGGATCATCGAGAGCGTCCCCGGCGAGCCCATGGTCGAGTGCTCCGGCGACGGGATCTGGTTCGTGGAGGCGGAGGTCGATTGCGCCCTGGACGACGTGAACCAGCACGCGCGGAGCGGGCGCTGCTCCCGGCTAGAGGCCCTCGGCCGGGCTGCGGCGATCCGCCGACATCCCGCGGAAGCTCTACCCGGCGAGTCCCGCGACACTCGGTAATGAGTCGTAATGGTGCAGTCTCGAGCGGGTCCGCTCGCACGCAGCGTGCGGCGGCGGGCAACGCGGGAGCGCTGACGGTAATATTCTTTCTTCGTCGTAAAGGAAGTAATAGGGCACCATATACACCATTAATTTGTACGCATTAACACCCGTTTGAAGGGTAATTTcaaccattacaccattaaggGTTATGATGTAATTACACTCAATTAATGGTGTAAACCATTACACCTGTTAATGGGTTAATTCCGCATTAACATTAATGGTAATGGtgaccattacaccattaatggtgaaattacccATTACcacattaatggtgtaatggtgaatTACACCATAACGGTGCGACACGCCCACGGAGCGGAGCCAGGGGTTGAAGCTCTGACGGGCATGCAAGGCTGCCGAAGGCGCCTCCGAAGCGCGCGGCGATCGCACAGCGTGCCGTGGCGCTCCGCGCGACAGAAACGAATCGAGAGGAAAGAGACAAGAGTGCGCGACAGAAACGAAAGGATGTCAATCTGGCGGGAGAGAACCGAAGCGATCAGAAATAAGGTGGATGGAGCGGGCTAGACCTCCTCTCGCGCCTTCTCATGAAGCGGGAGACGAGCTCGAGCTTGCGGGCCTTGAATGGTGGCGGAGAGGTAGTGAGTCGACGTGGGCCGAGGCGCTGCTTGGAAGCGTAGGTCTCCATGCCGAAACTGGAGGCGGCTTCTTGAACATGCCAAAGCGAACTGGGGAAGATGAACGCTGCAGGGTGGCCTCGGTGGCGCTGATCGAAGCGACGGCGAAGGCGTCTCGGGCAGCCGGGAGAGCATCTCGGAGTATCCCATTGTGAAGCAGAGCCACAGATGTGTCGAAGGTTAGAGGCGGACAGCAGGTCCTGGAGGTCGACGGGGGAGCGGGCGTCGACGGCGCGTGGGAGAGGATGGGAGAGGCGGAGTGGATGGAGCGGCGACCCAGCGGACATGcgtggcggaaaaaaaaaaaaaaaaaaaaaaaaaaaaaaagaacaacgagagaacgaagaggagagagaaagaggaaagagaaaaagtaataagggtattttggtcagtttgctgaaaaaacggaccgaatctgcaaaaacgaaaaaggtggcccgattctgcaaaagcccaaaataagtggattttttatgcaaattggccaaaaaaaaaagtgtgtcatcttttttttttggctaaattttaattgaaatgaaagaaATTTTGCTCACTTGAATAGATTTTACTGTAATTTACTGTGCTGATGTATGTAGACCCTTATTAATTCTCGAGTAATGCTATACCTACTTAGAAATCTTATAAAAGAGTAATTTAATCCAAGATaacatctataatctataaatctataaataaatctatatgaagctataatattttttgccaCGTTGCATGTTATCCTTAATTCTCATAGccaaatttaaatcaaatcacCTTCACCTTTTCTCAACGCCCAATCCTTTACTTCCCCACTCCTCTAATTACATGCAAagtgcaacatttaattatatgcaactttaaatccaactttaaatcaaaccacatTCTCCTCTTCTCAACGCCCAACTCACCTTCCTACTCCTCTAATTACATGCAaggtgcaacatttaattacacgcaccatattaatattctatcaatgaGTGGGTTTTATAACTTTAATCTACTTTCCTCCTCCATAATCCCCTACCCTCTCTCTTTTGTAATTCTTTTACatgcaccataaaaaaaaatatcatcgtCTAATCTCCTACTCCGCACtcatctccctcttcctctcattgtgttaacgaagaagaagaagaagaagaagagcctctCAAGAGCATTGTCTCCTTCGAGAAGCATCGTCCGGCGAAACCGAGCTGCGGCTCATATAAGTGCCCGCTGAGCCGGTCCGCGCGAGGCCTCTGCTTACCATGCGAATTTAGTCATACAAATTGGCTGTGCTTAATGCGATATAGCTTcctatatatcaataaattaaaatataaaatttattaaaatttttaaattttgcttttaTTATCTACACTAGTGTTATTAATAGACCAAAAGAACTAAAAAGAAATTGCCATGCAAACTCCAGTAAGAAATTATAACAAACTAGTAAATGGGCAAACCATTTTTCATTTGCCCACTTTGGATAGTATAATTATCATTTTACCCATAAATTATACCATCCTTCTATGACTTGTATGAAACATTTAAATTATAACTTCTAATCTTAGTacgtaattataaaaaataaaactaaaagggCCTAACACTTTCATCctctaactttaaattttacaatccaATTTCGTTGATTAATGATGATGAGTTACTGATATGTCAGCATTATGATATTTTTTAGTCACCATCATGTTATTAGTCGTAGCAATCCACATTAACAACACAttaagttaactaaattttattatgaacTCAACAGTCTACAAACcataagtaaaaaataaatattttaatcattaTTATGTCATCAATtataatactattatattaGCGATACATCACTATTATACTATGAAACTACATAATTCATAAAATTAGAACAGAAGTTATATTGGATTAAAATTCTAAAGATTGTGTGCTTTCAAAAGTACTAGGTACGGAACCTGCGCGATGCAGCGGGACGACAATacaacagtaaattattataactattaatatcattttttttctattatgcattagtatttttaaatattaatattttgaacCTATAAGGGTTTCGATTAATAGGTTTGATGTGGTAAGAAGATAAAATTTCAAGAGTTGTGAGAGAGatagctcgagtgcatttcacgtaacACAGCGGAGTTGTCCACCCGCAGGGGGGGTGTTTTTTCGGAAAAAgttggtcgtacatccgacccgtgagcccagcgggtGTTTCTCTTTTGTTGGCTAGGGTACATGCAGGGGAGAGTGTGAGAAGATAGTGGCTTTTGCTGAGGTCCTTGGGATCGGACACGGCGGCTTTAGATGGTACTTTTTGGGATTCTCGgttcggttgacgcatatgcTATAGTAGCGGATTTGCATATTACTTCCagtttctttctttacagttgtctctCGCTACTATATGTATGATATCCTTGCTCATGCCTGCAGTTGaaattacagtagcggtagtgtttttcatatatatatttatctgttcgtccattatcgttgctactgtattttacttacccatatTTGTtggtttatctcttcctgatccgagttgagtactcctcgccttctagACTTGCCGGGtaccactgggaggggagacatgttttacatgttctcacctccccacccatttttcaggtatcgttGTGGCGTTGAGTAGTTGggcgagacgtgaggtacgtgtagCGGTCCGATAGAGCTTCCGAGCCTAGCGCTTATGTCGATTATAGCTATTACCTTTTTATTTCTGTGGATATTTATAGGCTTAGTCGGTCTACcatggttcagttttgttttattaattgAATACTCTAAGTTTTCAGTTGGGTtttttggaatgtaataaaggaattgTGATTTCTTGAAATAAAGGGTTTTCTACCTCGTGGGTAGCGTTTCTTAAAGAATTAAAGGTTTCGTGGTAGCGTAACagtttcaaaagaattttccagtgatttttctatttaaacactGAAATGtaaaaactgtgatgtgaatgatGTATGTATGAATGATCTATATTATTCCTTAATATTCAATCTGAGTGTGCGTTGTAAATATCCTAGAgttgtactgtgtatttgatcgacTGCCGTGCAATTAGGGAGACTTCTGTCCGTTgcgtgaacagtggattcctgTATTTGTGGGAATCTGGAATACCCTTGGGCaagtgtttaaaaaaaaaaaaaattatcagtcGCTTTcgtttgttttaaactgaaaaggggaCCAcggaggcgtgacagattaatgtggtatcagagcaaggttacaaccacaacaccattcacaggtttgttttgaaaagtaaatgaactgAACAATTGGTTAGGTGACCATATAAGGAAGACTCACGGTAATATAGGCAAGGATGTGGGGTTTGGGTTGTGTCCCGGTATGTATTCGAGTTAGGTAAACTCGATGGCGCGTTACTTCTTTTCGTACTTCGGTTttcgcacaagctggtgtctaAGTCGGATAAAGTTAGTGGCGGTGCACCTTTTTCGAACATCGAGTGGTGGACACGTTTCCTAGTGGTTCCAGTCCTGTCAGATCGGAGTGGGGCCTTGAAAGGCCAGATGATTCTGGGCCTATGGCGAGTGTCATGACTGCGACGCCCAGGGCCATCTCTCTACTTAGGACACGAGAGCTGTTGCGATGTCTCTACGGAGACGGGTGTATAGGACCAGTCTGGGTCGCCGAATTTGTAGGCGTTATAGGGTGTAGCCCAGGGTTTGGATTGCGGTTGTTTCAGCGACTGCATTGTTAGTTGTTGCTTCCGCAGACTTTGGGTAAATTGTTGATGCCTACCTCTCTTTCCTGATTGCTGGTGGAAATCAGCGTTCGGAATCTTTTGACTTTTACCTCGTTCATTTCTTACCGACCAGAAGTCGGAattgacacagttttggtgtcaTGTTTTCATTAAGGCATACATCGTATGCGGTTATTCTACACCCAAATttggtgtgttgtgggttaGTTCGTAGTTGGGTCTATATTCGAGATGTTCTTAGGGTCGTTCTAAGTTCGAAATGTCGACTTGTAAAGTCAGATGTTTCCAGACTAGTATTGATTTGAGCTTTCTGGTTCAGTAGAGAGGTATCAAGTGGCTTTGATACAATAATATTCGAGTACTGTCTCAACTggttgttggtagtggatctataggatatttcgctttttttttgatgagtatattggctgcagacatatactgtcgaaagagaaaagaaaatattcttCCTTCCTGTTTTGGGACTCATGGATTGGGTCGGTATTTCTTTCCTTCGTAGATAGTCTTGTGAGGATGGTTGGGTTGGTATTCTTTGACCACGTAGTGGCCTTGATTATCTTGGCAGGTTTGCGCAGTTGATTTCTATCACTGCAGCGTGGTTCTGAACTCTGAGTTCGAGTCTTGGTGTTCATAGCTTTGTTGTGCTTCCATTTAACTAAAAGGTTTGTTGGTTTAGTTAGTTTCAGTTGTTGTCTTGAGGATAGTTGTTTAGCTTTGATTGTCATGTAAGGTGTTTATTTTTGAAGGATTGTAACTTCGGCcttttgtggactttggattgaTGCTTGCGGTTAATTAGGTGAACAGGTGCGCCGGGTGGTTCTCAAAAGATAGTTATCTGGTGTTTGCTCGAAAACACGATAAGCTAGGTCCCTTGTAGGACGCAGCGAagggtctcgtagagacaggtagtgagcatcaccgatggttgGTTCGTATAGTGGCATTGGCAATCCTGTGCACCAAGTTTTGGACTTGATGGCGAGTTTATTGGTTTAGTCGAACCAGTTTTATTTGAGCAAGCGAGCGAATTGTCGGAGCTCAATTTAGTTTTGTCAGCCTTCGACCTTGTTGGTCAGGTGAAAGGTGAGTTTGTGGGACCTTAGGACAGAATGTCAAAGGGGCTTTCCGTAGATGTGGAATTGACTTCGCAGTTGCCATGATCGGTTATGGGAGGACTGTAGCTTCAAGAGGTGTTTCTACGACT
This DNA window, taken from Ananas comosus cultivar F153 linkage group 5, ASM154086v1, whole genome shotgun sequence, encodes the following:
- the LOC109710374 gene encoding LOW QUALITY PROTEIN: acyl transferase 9-like (The sequence of the model RefSeq protein was modified relative to this genomic sequence to represent the inferred CDS: deleted 1 base in 1 codon), whose translation is MSRWVARSIHLRLLPILSHAVDARSPVDLQDFSISISISISTPPKASIAMSPVVTKSSPTLVPPASPTPTSTLLLPLSSIYRAANARVSVEFIQVFSAAAAAAPSPPSERVAAIREGFARALVPYFPVAGRIIESVPGEPMVECSGDGIWFVEAEVDCALDDVNQHARSGRCSRLEALGRAAAIRRHPAEALPGESRDTR